One Pelobates fuscus isolate aPelFus1 chromosome 8, aPelFus1.pri, whole genome shotgun sequence genomic window carries:
- the LOC134570976 gene encoding arylamine N-acetyltransferase 2-like, with translation MDVKAYLHRVGITATTAPSVAALRELHRQHLVSIAFESLSIHCGEKIILDHGLLYEKLVVKRRGGFCYENNGLFLWVLQVLGYKPRVLSARVKNTFTGVYGPPFDHMIVTVELEGRQWLCDVGFGEGIREPLPLEAGWEEEQDNIVYRLREDQGEWFLEKKKHGNWSELYKFTLETKHFEEFKEMCEYQQTSPSSIFFCKSFCSLQLPRGRLTYMGHRLIQTEFTANGEVVKATQQLKDDEILDVLRNRFGIVLNGKFVPKDEEILPPAFD, from the coding sequence ATGGATGTCAAAGCCTATCTCCACCGTGTCGGTATTACAGCTACAACAGCGCCCTCTGTGGCTGCCTTGCGTGAGTTACACCGCCAGCACTTGGTATCCATTGCTTTTGAGAGCCTCAGTATCCACTGTGGTGAGAAGATTATTCTGGACCATGGTCTTCTGTACGAAAAACTTGTAGTGAAAAGACGTGGGGGCTTCTGCTATGAAAACAATGGCCTTTTCCTTTGGGTGCTTCAAGTATTGGGCTACAAGCCACGTGTGCTGTCCGCCAGAGTAAAAAACACATTTACGGGTGTGTATGGCCCTCCATTCGATCACATGATTGTGACAGTAGAACTTGAGGGAAGGCAGTGGCTTTGTGATGTAGGATTTGGAGAAGGGATCAGGGAACCTTTACCTTTAGAGGCAGGATGGGAAGAGGAGCAGGATAATATTGTGTACCGGCTACGAGAGGATCAGGGAGAATGGTTCttggaaaaaaagaaacatgGCAATTGGAGTGAACTTTATAAGTTTACTCTAGAAACCAAGCACTTTGAAGAATTTAAAGAAATGTGTGAATATCAACAGACGTCACCCAGCTCCATCTTTTTCTGCAAGTCTTTTTGCTCTCTCCAGCTGCCCCGGGGAAGGCTGACCTACATGGGACACCGACTGATCCAAACAGAGTTTACAGCAAATGGTGAGGTGGTGAAGGCTACGCAACAGCTCAAGGACGATGAAATCCTAGATGTGCTTCGGAATCGGTTCGGGATTGTCTTAAATGGAAAGTTTGTCCCAAAAGATGAAGAAATATTACCTCCAGCATTTGATTAA
- the LOC134570978 gene encoding arylamine N-acetyltransferase, pineal gland isozyme NAT-3-like — protein MDVKAYLHRIGITATPAPSLVALRKLHRQHLLSIPVENLSFHSDENIALDQDFLYEKIVVKRRGGCCFENNGLLLWLLQVLGYKVFVLSARVRDRTTGFFGPPTHMVLTVELEGRWWLCDVGFGEGIREPLPLVAGWEEEQECGKFRLRENQEEWVLEENKDGTWTGLYKFTLEERCLEDFKWSSEYHQSSRSSIIFCKTFCTLQLPRGRLTYVGHKLISTEFIAERGKVKTTQHLKDDEILNVLRDRFGIVLSRMFFPKDEKMLPLAYA, from the coding sequence ATGGATGTCAAGGCGTATCTGCACCGAATTGGTATTACAGCTACCCCGGCACCCTCTCTTGTTGCCTTACGCAAGTTACACCGCCAGCACTTACTATCCATTCCTGTTGAAAACCTCAGTTTCCACAGTGATGAGAACATTGCTCTGGACCAAGATTTTCTGTATGAAAAAATCGTGGTAAAAAGACGAGGTGGTTGCTGTTTTGAAAACAATGGCCTTCTCTTGTGGTTGCTCCAAGTATTGGGATACAAGGTATTTGTGCTGTCTGCCAGAGTACGAGACAGGACCACTGGTTTCTTTGGTCCTCCCACCCACATGGTCCTGACAGTAGAACTTGAGGGTAGGTGGTGGCTTTGTGATGTAGGATTCGGAGAAGGAATTAGGGAGCCATTACCTTTAGTAGCTGGGTGGGAAGAGGAGCAGGAATGTGGCAAATTTAGACTACGAGAAAATCAAGAGGAATGGGTTTTGGAGGAAAATAAGGACGGCACTTGGACCGGCCTTTATAAATTCACGCTGGAAGAGCGATGCTTGGAGGATTTTAAATGGTCTTCTGAATATCATCAGTCATCCCGAAGTTCTATCATTTTCTGCAAGACTTTCTGCACTCTCCAACTCCCTCGAGGAAGACTGACCTATGTCGGGCACAAGCTGATCAGCACCGAGTTCATTGCAGAACGGGGGAAGGTGAAAACCACACAGCATCTCAAGGATGACGAAATCCTCAATGTGCTCAGAGATCGGTTTGGGATTGTTCTAAGTCGAATGTTTTTCCCAAAGGATGAGAAGATGTTACCCTTAGCCTATGCGTAA